In Anaerostipes hadrus ATCC 29173 = JCM 17467, a single genomic region encodes these proteins:
- a CDS encoding response regulator transcription factor — protein sequence MSKVLIVEDELSIAELEKDYLELSSFEVEIETDGQQGLEKALKNDFDMIILDIMLPGVDGFEICKQIREAKEIPILMVSARKEDIDKIRGLGLGADDYITKPFSPSELVARVKAHLNRYQRLVNNQMEVNDIIEIRGLKIDKTARRVYLNGEEKVFTTKEFDLLTFLAGHPNRVFTKEELFNKIWDMESLGDIATVTVHIKKIREKIEVNTAKPQYIETIWGVGYRFKM from the coding sequence ATGAGCAAAGTATTAATCGTAGAAGACGAACTTTCAATTGCAGAATTAGAGAAAGATTATCTGGAATTAAGTTCTTTTGAAGTAGAAATCGAAACAGATGGACAACAGGGACTAGAGAAGGCTCTAAAAAATGATTTTGATATGATCATTTTAGATATCATGTTACCTGGAGTTGATGGATTTGAGATCTGTAAGCAGATTCGAGAAGCAAAAGAAATTCCGATCCTTATGGTATCTGCAAGAAAAGAAGATATCGATAAGATTCGAGGGTTAGGACTCGGTGCAGATGATTATATCACAAAGCCATTTAGTCCAAGTGAACTTGTAGCAAGAGTGAAGGCACATCTGAATCGTTATCAGCGTCTTGTAAATAATCAGATGGAAGTCAATGATATCATTGAGATCCGTGGATTGAAGATTGATAAGACTGCAAGACGTGTATACTTAAATGGAGAGGAAAAAGTCTTTACAACGAAAGAATTTGATCTTTTAACATTCCTTGCAGGACATCCAAACAGAGTCTTTACCAAGGAAGAATTATTTAATAAGATCTGGGATATGGAATCTTTAGGAGATATCGCAACCGTTACGGTTCATATCAAGAAGATCAGGGAGAAGATCGAAGTTAACACAGCAAAACCTCAATATATCGAGACAATATGGGGTGTTGGATATCGTTTCAAGATGTAG
- a CDS encoding RluA family pseudouridine synthase, with product MRKNKKINIIYKDDQIVVCEKPKGIPVSSDKTGDMDLLHQLKNQLFFEENTDGEPQLYLVHRLDRPVGGVMVFARTKKAAASLTEQIKDHTFEKDYQAVLTGWLPDDEGTFRDYLLKDPKNNVSKIVKEGTPGAKEAILDYEVIDMMEDSKMKYTYCLIHLETGRHHQIRVQTSSRGFGIWGDTKYNPIYQKTKKKYKEIGLFAARIAFEHPTTGERMVFKADPSGEAFDLLEMTE from the coding sequence ATGAGAAAGAATAAAAAGATAAATATCATATATAAAGATGACCAGATCGTTGTTTGTGAGAAGCCAAAAGGAATCCCCGTTTCCAGTGACAAGACGGGGGACATGGATCTTTTGCATCAGCTTAAAAATCAACTGTTTTTTGAGGAAAATACAGATGGGGAGCCACAGCTTTATTTAGTTCACCGCTTAGACCGTCCAGTTGGCGGGGTAATGGTATTTGCAAGAACCAAGAAGGCAGCTGCATCTCTGACAGAACAGATCAAAGATCATACTTTTGAGAAAGACTATCAGGCAGTATTGACCGGATGGCTGCCTGACGACGAAGGGACATTCAGGGATTATTTATTAAAAGATCCGAAGAATAATGTATCCAAAATTGTCAAAGAAGGAACGCCAGGAGCCAAAGAAGCGATCCTTGACTATGAAGTTATTGATATGATGGAAGATTCCAAGATGAAATACACGTATTGTCTGATCCATTTAGAGACAGGCCGTCACCATCAGATCCGTGTTCAGACATCAAGCAGAGGATTTGGAATCTGGGGAGATACAAAGTATAATCCGATCTATCAAAAGACAAAGAAGAAATACAAAGAGATCGGTCTATTTGCAGCACGAATCGCATTTGAACATCCAACAACAGGTGAGAGAATGGTATTTAAAGCAGATCCAAGTGGAGAAGCATTTGACTTATTAGAGATGACAGAATAA
- the panC gene encoding pantoate--beta-alanine ligase, with translation MKIVGTVKEVREQVKEWKKQGLSVGFVPTMGYLHEGHKSLMDAARKGNDKVVVSIFVNPMQFGPTEDLATYPRDLDHDAALCESAGVDLIFHPEAEEMYEKDFCSFVDMTGLTEGLCGKTRPIHFRGVCTVVNKLFNIVTPDHAYFGQKDGQQLAVIKRMVRDLNMDIEIVGCPIVREEDGLAKSSRNTYLSPEERKAALILSKTVALGKELAKTEKDANKVVEAMKKNIETEPLAKIDYVEAVDALSMAPVEKLEGTCMLAMAVYIGKTRLIDNTLINE, from the coding sequence ATGAAAATCGTAGGAACAGTCAAAGAAGTCAGAGAACAGGTAAAAGAGTGGAAGAAACAGGGACTAAGCGTAGGTTTCGTGCCAACGATGGGATATCTTCATGAAGGACATAAAAGTCTGATGGATGCAGCAAGAAAAGGGAACGACAAAGTTGTTGTAAGTATTTTCGTAAATCCAATGCAGTTTGGACCAACAGAGGACCTTGCAACATATCCAAGAGATTTAGACCATGATGCAGCATTATGTGAAAGTGCAGGAGTAGACCTGATCTTCCATCCAGAAGCAGAAGAAATGTATGAAAAAGATTTCTGTTCTTTTGTGGACATGACAGGACTTACAGAAGGACTTTGTGGAAAAACTCGTCCAATTCATTTCAGAGGCGTATGTACGGTTGTAAATAAATTATTTAATATCGTAACACCAGACCACGCATATTTTGGACAGAAAGACGGACAGCAGTTAGCAGTGATCAAACGTATGGTACGTGACTTAAATATGGATATTGAGATCGTTGGATGTCCGATCGTTCGTGAAGAAGACGGACTTGCAAAGAGTTCAAGAAATACATATCTTTCTCCTGAAGAAAGAAAAGCAGCACTGATCCTTTCTAAGACGGTAGCATTAGGAAAAGAACTTGCCAAGACAGAAAAAGATGCAAACAAAGTCGTAGAAGCAATGAAGAAAAACATTGAGACAGAACCACTTGCCAAGATTGATTATGTAGAAGCAGTTGATGCTTTATCTATGGCACCAGTTGAGAAACTGGAAGGAACATGTATGTTAGCTATGGCAGTTTACATTGGAAAGACAAGACTCATTGACAATACACTGATTAACGAATAG
- a CDS encoding sensor histidine kinase, with product MKAVNKVRLIYLPAIVLPIFVMIVSIAGLSIGYSRINKADLSAGSFERFVNPLKTMNTETQGNFFELEDHVKKDPQIFDNEQYLNDLNERLKAKDSYLIVRKNGQIQYIGKKKVSDKLIHKLPSYGNKDSDADRGFFVSRPGNYLVKQQDFKYNDGGQGSVFIMTDLGTVLPHYRNIIIQVSCAVIGVLILTSTFLSWFMYREFVGPIRELKAGAERIKEGNLDNDVVINSGGEEIRELCNAFNEMRAELKDSIDARIVYEKQNRDLISNISHDLKTPITAIKGYVEGIMDGVADTPEKMDRYIKTVYNKANDMNVLINELSLYSKIDSNIIPYNFEKININSYFKDCVDEIGADLEQRGMMFSYRNYCAANVMVTADPEQLKRVINNIINNACKYNNKAKGKVGITLTEYDRKVQVAIKDNGIGISKEDLPHIFRRTYRADMSRNSAGGSGLGLSICKKIIEEHGGEIWAESKLRAGTTIFFTLNKVIDQSKEK from the coding sequence ATGAAAGCAGTAAATAAAGTTCGGTTGATCTATTTACCAGCGATCGTGCTACCAATCTTTGTGATGATAGTATCGATCGCTGGTTTGAGTATAGGGTATTCAAGAATCAACAAGGCAGACCTCTCAGCAGGGTCTTTTGAACGATTTGTGAATCCATTAAAGACGATGAATACCGAGACACAGGGAAATTTCTTTGAATTAGAAGATCACGTAAAGAAAGATCCACAAATCTTTGACAATGAACAGTATTTAAATGATCTCAATGAACGTTTAAAAGCGAAGGATTCCTATCTGATCGTCCGTAAAAATGGTCAGATCCAATATATAGGGAAGAAAAAAGTATCTGATAAATTAATTCATAAACTTCCATCCTATGGGAATAAAGACAGTGATGCAGACCGTGGCTTTTTTGTCAGCAGACCAGGAAACTATCTTGTAAAACAGCAGGACTTTAAATACAATGATGGCGGACAAGGATCTGTTTTTATCATGACAGATCTTGGAACAGTACTTCCACATTACCGCAATATTATTATTCAGGTATCCTGCGCTGTGATAGGGGTACTGATCTTAACAAGTACCTTTTTATCATGGTTTATGTATCGTGAATTCGTCGGCCCGATCCGTGAATTAAAAGCAGGTGCAGAACGTATCAAGGAAGGAAATCTTGACAACGATGTAGTGATTAACAGTGGTGGAGAAGAGATCAGGGAATTGTGCAATGCATTTAATGAGATGAGGGCAGAATTGAAAGACTCTATCGATGCAAGAATTGTTTATGAGAAGCAAAACAGAGATTTGATCAGTAACATTTCCCATGATTTGAAGACGCCGATCACAGCGATCAAAGGATATGTAGAAGGGATCATGGATGGTGTAGCCGATACACCTGAGAAGATGGATCGTTACATTAAGACGGTCTATAACAAGGCAAATGATATGAATGTATTGATCAATGAATTATCATTATACTCTAAGATCGATTCGAATATCATTCCGTATAATTTTGAGAAGATCAACATCAATTCGTATTTTAAAGACTGTGTCGATGAGATCGGAGCAGACCTTGAGCAAAGAGGCATGATGTTTTCTTATCGCAATTACTGTGCAGCCAATGTCATGGTAACAGCAGATCCGGAACAGCTTAAGAGAGTGATAAACAATATTATCAATAATGCATGCAAATACAATAACAAAGCAAAAGGAAAAGTAGGAATTACGTTAACAGAATATGACCGAAAGGTACAGGTAGCGATCAAGGACAATGGAATCGGAATTTCCAAAGAAGATCTTCCACATATTTTTAGAAGAACCTATCGTGCAGATATGTCGAGAAATTCAGCAGGTGGAAGTGGTCTTGGATTATCTATTTGTAAGAAGATCATCGAAGAACATGGCGGTGAGATCTGGGCAGAGAGTAAGCTGCGTGCTGGAACGACAATATTCTTTACACTAAATAAAGTAATCGATCAGTCAAAGGAGAAATAA
- the coaBC gene encoding bifunctional phosphopantothenoylcysteine decarboxylase/phosphopantothenate--cysteine ligase CoaBC, with amino-acid sequence MLKGKTIVLGVTGSIAAYKMANVASMLVKRGCEVHVVMTKNATNFINPIAFESLTNTKCLVETFDRNFQFHVAHVSLTDKADAMLIAPASANIIGKIANGIADDMLSTTVMACNKPVIISPAMNTKMYNNPILQDNLDKLRRFGYEIVEPANGHLACGTSGAGKMPSEEVLVAHLERVIAKEKDLKGKKVLVTAGPTIEAIDPVRYISNHSSGKMGYAIAKMAMLRGADVTLVTGKTAIEPPMFVDVVPIVSAQDMYDAVISRSDEQDIIIKSAAVADYTPANVSDQKVKKKDGDMAIELVRTKDILKTLGENKKEGQFLCGFSMETQNMLENSRAKLEKKKIDMIAANNLKEQGAGFNTDTNVITLITKDEEKQLPKMTKEEVADALLDFIVSKN; translated from the coding sequence ATGTTAAAAGGAAAAACGATAGTATTGGGTGTGACAGGAAGTATTGCAGCTTATAAGATGGCAAATGTAGCGAGTATGTTAGTGAAACGTGGATGCGAAGTTCACGTAGTCATGACGAAGAATGCAACAAATTTCATCAACCCGATCGCATTTGAAAGTTTGACCAATACAAAATGTCTTGTAGAAACATTTGACCGTAATTTTCAGTTTCATGTAGCACATGTATCACTGACAGACAAAGCAGATGCGATGCTGATCGCACCAGCTTCAGCGAATATCATTGGTAAGATCGCAAATGGAATCGCAGATGATATGTTATCAACAACCGTAATGGCATGTAACAAACCAGTGATCATTTCACCAGCGATGAATACAAAGATGTATAATAATCCAATCTTGCAGGATAATCTTGATAAACTAAGAAGATTTGGATATGAGATCGTAGAGCCTGCGAATGGACATCTGGCATGTGGAACAAGTGGTGCAGGAAAGATGCCTTCAGAAGAAGTGCTGGTTGCACATCTTGAGAGAGTGATCGCCAAAGAAAAAGACTTAAAAGGCAAGAAAGTCCTTGTGACAGCAGGGCCAACGATCGAAGCAATCGATCCAGTACGTTATATTTCCAATCATTCCTCAGGAAAGATGGGATATGCGATCGCTAAGATGGCGATGCTTCGTGGAGCGGATGTTACGTTAGTCACAGGAAAGACAGCGATCGAACCCCCGATGTTTGTAGATGTTGTTCCGATCGTGAGTGCACAGGATATGTACGATGCAGTGATAAGCAGAAGCGATGAACAAGATATCATCATCAAATCTGCAGCTGTTGCAGATTATACACCAGCGAATGTCAGCGATCAGAAAGTCAAGAAAAAAGACGGAGATATGGCGATTGAACTGGTAAGGACAAAAGATATTTTAAAGACACTTGGAGAGAATAAAAAAGAAGGTCAGTTCTTATGTGGTTTTTCCATGGAAACACAGAACATGTTAGAAAATTCTAGAGCTAAACTAGAGAAGAAAAAGATCGACATGATCGCAGCCAATAACTTAAAGGAACAGGGAGCTGGATTCAACACAGATACAAACGTGATCACACTAATCACAAAGGATGAAGAAAAGCAGCTTCCAAAGATGACAAAAGAAGAAGTTGCAGATGCACTTCTTGATTTTATCGTTTCTAAAAATTAA
- the panD gene encoding aspartate 1-decarboxylase produces the protein MNISMLKGKIHRATVKQAELDYVGSITVDPVLLEAAGILEYEHVHIVDVNNGSRFETYTIPGEPGSGMICLNGPAARCVATGDKIIIIAYADMTPEEAKTFEPKVVFVDDENQISRCTNYERHGRLEDM, from the coding sequence ATGAACATCAGCATGTTAAAAGGAAAAATTCATAGAGCAACAGTAAAACAGGCAGAATTAGATTATGTAGGAAGTATCACAGTCGATCCTGTATTATTAGAAGCAGCAGGAATCTTAGAATATGAACACGTACATATCGTAGATGTGAACAACGGAAGCCGTTTCGAGACATATACAATTCCAGGAGAGCCAGGAAGTGGGATGATCTGCTTAAACGGACCTGCAGCACGTTGCGTGGCAACAGGAGATAAGATCATCATTATCGCATATGCAGATATGACACCAGAAGAAGCAAAAACATTTGAACCAAAAGTTGTATTTGTAGATGATGAGAATCAGATTTCCCGTTGCACAAACTATGAAAGACATGGACGTTTAGAAGATATGTAG
- the hisA gene encoding phosphoribosylformimino-5-aminoimidazole carboxamide ribotide isomerase, translating to MRFRPCIDIHNGKIKQIVGGSLLDQGDFATENFVSEKDGTFYGKLYKENHLNGGHIIMLNARDSKYYEEDKVQALKALKAFEGGLQIGGGITDENAKEFIESGASHVIVTSFVFAGGKVHYDRLDALKEQVGREHLVLDLSCRKRDDKYYITTDRWQKFTEEELTIELLHKLESWCDEYLIHGVDVEGKAQGIDQELVQLLARYNGNKVTYAGGVKNFDDLELLKNYGNDKIDVTIGSALDLFGGDMEFSKVLEYCDATITNLN from the coding sequence ATGAGATTTAGACCATGCATTGACATTCACAATGGCAAGATCAAACAGATTGTAGGAGGAAGTCTTCTTGATCAGGGAGATTTTGCAACAGAGAATTTTGTATCCGAAAAAGATGGTACATTTTATGGAAAATTATATAAAGAGAATCATTTGAATGGTGGACATATCATCATGCTGAATGCCAGAGATTCGAAGTACTACGAAGAAGATAAGGTACAGGCATTAAAGGCGTTGAAAGCATTTGAAGGGGGTCTTCAGATCGGTGGAGGGATCACAGATGAGAATGCCAAAGAATTCATTGAATCTGGCGCATCACATGTGATCGTAACATCTTTTGTATTTGCAGGTGGAAAGGTTCATTATGACAGACTGGATGCTCTAAAAGAACAGGTAGGAAGAGAACATCTGGTACTTGACCTTAGTTGTCGAAAGAGAGATGACAAATACTATATCACAACAGACCGCTGGCAGAAGTTTACGGAAGAAGAATTAACCATAGAACTTCTGCACAAACTGGAATCATGGTGTGATGAATATCTGATTCATGGAGTTGATGTAGAAGGAAAAGCACAGGGGATCGATCAGGAACTCGTGCAATTATTAGCTCGATATAATGGCAATAAAGTCACATATGCAGGTGGAGTTAAGAATTTTGACGATCTGGAATTGCTGAAAAACTATGGAAATGATAAGATTGATGTGACGATCGGAAGTGCCTTAGACTTATTTGGTGGAGATATGGAATTTTCGAAAGTCTTAGAATATTG